Genomic DNA from Caloenas nicobarica isolate bCalNic1 chromosome 3, bCalNic1.hap1, whole genome shotgun sequence:
AGTTGTATTTTATACTTTTCTGGCACTTTTTTCATGGTTCTGTGAGCCACCCTCAGTAACAGAAAAGGTTTTTGCTGACAGAGGAGCTAAGCTCTTATTTTTTCGCACTGTTTAGCTTCATGTCCCTGCAGATTAGGCCTCTTGCTAACTTAAAATAGTGTGGACTGTGCAATTGTTTTTTCAGTTGAGAATGAGGATAGAATATTTAGCAGCCAAATGACATGTCGAAAATTAATAGGCGATTAAGAAAGAGGGGTAcgtctgtgtgtgtgtccacAGGGACACCTACTggtaacaacagaaaaatatattgtatcATGGTCTTCATCGATCACCGTGCAGACCTGTCCTGCCAGCTCTCCACTTGTGTTTGTTGTTACAAAGAAAGTCCAGAAAGTTACGTGTTTCTCTCATTTCATGAAGATGTCATCTCTACCCTATCTTCAAGGCCAGAGCTACACTGAGCTATAGCCTCAATAAGGCGAAATTGTGCTTCTGCTGCTTGTACTGCTAGGGAGGAGACAGCGTTAGTCCTTAGACAAAGTCTGGGAGGCAGATGCTCACAAAAGAATTAAGCTGAGAATGTCCTAATGATAGGGGAAATTGAAACCATAAGGCTGAGCTCGGTGGAAAGCATATCAAATTAAAGTTTCTAGTACTCGTAAGCCTTTCTTTATATGAATCTCTTATCTCAAAGGGATCTGCCAAATTAGAAAAAGCGGAAATACTGCAAATGACAGTGGATCATCTGAAGATGCTCCAGGCGACAGGAGGTAAAGGTAAGGAGCcgacattttcttttttaatatttggggAATTCTCAGCAAAAAAAGTGCTTTGAGGAGCTGTGATAGGCGTTTCCAGATTAAAGGAGTGGAAATCAATGCTAATGGCGGGATTGAACTCGTGGGAAAGAACTACTGGGACAAAAGAAGCACTTGACCCTGGGCTCGTGTTTGCTTTCATAACACTGTGGGAGTAAAGGCTTCATTCACAGGCAGCCCAGTCAGAGATTTGTTTGGGGTTTCCAAAGAGCACTGAAATCTGCACAGGGagacaaaataaatacacaaacacCAAACATAAACATGAGGTTTGTGGCAACAATTGTGTAGCCCAAAACCGATGCTAAACCTCACTATCCAGCAGCTATACTGAAGGAAGTGGATGGAGAGGAACTTTCATTATTgttcatgtattttctttgttctggGAAGACTTTTAAATGCCAGGTTATACCATCTCATTCACCAGGACAAAACCCAGTCTAGTTGTATGAAGCTGCAGGTATTTGATAAAGCAGACAGGCAGACGGCTAGCAGAACTCTTGCACTCATTATTTATTTGCTATATTTGTGTGTCAGATGTCTGGGTAGCTCCCTGTCAGTGGGTGCTGGCATGACGCAGGGGCTGTCCTGGCTGACCCATTAGATCAGCCGGCTGCCGGGACTCAAGCGTACCTCGCTTGTGCAAGCTGACAGTCCCGAGGCTGGAGGCCAAATGATTTCAGCCACCCACAAGGTGCTCTGTGTAGGTTTTGGAACTTATTTGGAGTGAAAAACTTGCTGGTCTCTTGTAGGCACAGTCCTATGTCCTGTGCCATTGGCTGTGATTATGGTTCTAATTGGGAGATGGAAACCAGACAATTTTTCATTGACCCATTCTGCCAGATAAGTAAAGGCTagagaggaggcagctgctgcttgctctcttcctttttttgattAAACTCGAAAGTTTTTAGCTCATGATTACATTACTTATCCTCTCCGTACCTTGCAGTGATTACAGAACTCAACTTATAAGCAGTGCATGCTTAACAACAGATGGTTGTAGAGAAGCATTGTCGAAGACTGGTGTTCTGTTATTTGTGAAAATTAAACACCGAGCTGACATACGTATTTTCTAGGTGTTAAGAGACTTTTGCTAGGAGTCCTTTTAAGCTTAAAACGTATGGGTAGCTTCTATAAAAGGTGGAAAGGATTTTATTGCCATTCATACAACAGACACAGGTCTTGATTCCTCGGaatgtgaaaaattaaataagaaaatgttaatttttatatctaaaaatgttcatttaagAAGCACTGTTTAACCGGTAAAGCTATACTCTTGAAAGTTACGAAACACCAGCATTGATCACACTTGTGCAATTTGAATTCAGATCCTCTGTGCATGTGCATGACGGTGCCGTCTTTAATTGCGGGGTTGCGTGCTGGCTTTCCACAAGCTCTGTCTCACTCGGTGCACGGGGTGATTGACGCTTGGCTGCTGAGAGAACCCACGGTTGTTTCGCTTCATCCTCCCTGTGTGACGTGCAGCTTGGCTATCCCAGCCTGACCCCTGCTTCACGCTGCACATCGTTGCTCTtaaaagctgcagcagcttccACCCCTCCGATGTCTGCACCGACAGCGGGAGGGCCAAGAGGTCAAACCGATGGGCGGCCTAATTTAACAGGAACCCTCCTtcccccgcctccccgcccAAAAAAAGTATGTGGGGGATTATTTTATAACTGGGTCAGGTCAGGTGGCTTAGGTAGTGAGGCAAGAGATGAAGTGCCTGGGCAGAGAGAGGTGTCGGCAGAGCCCTGGCCTCCGGCTGCAGCTGGACAAGCTGGATTTTGTCAGCAGTTCCAGGTCCTGCGGTCTCTTCTTCGGTCCATGAATGCTGCTGTGCCTCTCCTTGCCCCAGCTGACACCAGTGTGCctgtggctgctggagggcagcgTGGGGAAGGATGAAGCATCAGGGTGCGGGCAGAGGCGATGCTGGCTTACACCTGCCTGAGCCCATTGCCGCCGGGTGCACAACCGCAGCCGCCTTCACCGCATACGCAGCCCTGTTTGCTACTTGTGGTCTGTAGCGGGTGGAACATCAGTATAATACACGATCGCTTCACAAATACTATGACTTTTATCTTCTCCTTCTGACCCAGAGATAAGAGTAATCTCAGTGCATGGATTAAGAAACTTTAAGAGGTTTGTGAGTTAGTACCGGGCAAAGTTTAAGCCTGCATTTCCTGCTTGCTTAATGTTTTACTTTGCAGCCTAAGTAACAgctttaaatataatttcttagGGTATTTTTAAGGCAGATGTTTGTTTTACTTGCAAATGTAGTTATTCCCACTTTGTAACTCATCTTCTGAGCCAGAAATTTTTTtggatcagaaaaaaaaatagtttcatcaTTTATACTACAGACAAAAGCTACTACTGCAGTAGGGAGAAATGGGTCCTGATACCCTTATGCCCCCTCCATTGAGGGCCGGGGAGAGctcatccttttcctcctcacaGAGAAAGACAGGACACCCACGATGGGAAAAGCCCGGGGCTAGGAAAGCTGGGGTGGagtcagctgctgctcagcgtGCTGAGCCCGAGGTGGGCACGGAGGAAGACAATCCGATGTGACTCCtgtcctttctctgccttttagagctgcctgggcaggcaggctgctgcttctgaggtCCTGGGTGGGCTTCCTGTTTCCATCGCCCTGATGCAGGTGTAGGCAATGGTCTCCCGTTCACGTCGAGTTGTTATTATTTtggcccagggccagggcttTTTGCTGACCGTGCAAGCAAGCACGGAGGAGGAGTGATTCGTCAACAGCGAGTCGCTTGCTGAGGCCTCGGTGCGGTTTTATTGCAGCTTCACTGCAAATTTAGCTTGGGTGACTGACACCTGGGTCAGCACCATGGGTTAATATAGCTCAAATAAGTTAGCCGATGTCCTGTGTGCAGAGCAGGTGGGTTACCAGAACAGCTGAAGTAACACCGAGGCTTCCCATTCACTACAAAACGCTGGCATATGCGCGTGTGGGTGGTAATGGAGGAGGATGTTATTGGgttttggaaagaaacaagaaacaacaTTCTTAAGTCTCTCTCAGAAAGGGGAAGCCGGCAAAGGGGAAACCTGGAAAAGATAACCATCAAAATCAAAACATAATGGAGCCTGGGAGTCCCAGCTCTCATCTCCCCTCTGTTTTTATGTCTCGGCCACCATAGGAGACTGAGAGGGAGCCAGGATCACCAGGGCTTTGAGACGTCTCGTCACAGAGCCAGCGGCTCAGACTCAGGGGAACTGGTGACAACCACATCCCCCACATCTCCTCCGGTCggcagggagggaggctggGAAGCCCTGGCTTGAGCCGACGTTCTCAGGACTCCCAGGCTGGCTGACTGGTGGCCAGAGCCAGGAGGCGGCTTTGGCTGTGCGTCAGCCCCTCCGAAACTGCCGGAGGTCCTGGAGCCCGTGGTGCGGAGGCAGTCTCCATGCCAGGCCGGCTGGCACCCCAGCAGGtaccctgcctgctccccacCACCGGCCTGCCTGGCGTTTGCTTCTCGGGAGGTGACTCAAACCCTGGCGGTACCTCAGATCCCTTGGTCACAGTGGACCTGGCAGGAAAAAAGCTGCGAGGAGTCAGCGCGAGCTGAGTCGAGTCCTCAACCCCTCGTGCTCAGCAAtctgtgggctgagccagcgTTCCCCTCAGGTTTTGTATAGCCTCAGATGGGCAAGGCAGCCTGTACCAAAATTGCTGTTGAAATCTGGCAAGAAGGGGTATATAGCAGGCAGGGGATTTAAGGCAATATCCATAAATGTGCCTGAGTTAATTCTATAATGTGGGCATGTAATGACAGAAAGGCTCTTTTCTTGCTTGAAAGTTGATAAAAGTGAAAACAACTGTCTAAGGTGTtagcatttttcagaaagacttAGATGATTTCACACCAGAGAGTGCAAGGCCTGATGCAGGTATTGCTGCCTCGTTCCTCCATAATAAGGACACTTGATCTTTATATACTAACACACACCATAGTCACACATACCTaaaatttttcactgaaagcaagaggaaaaaacacaacactAGCATGGGAGTGGAAAAGACATTATTCACCCAAGGAAACtacttttaaactaaaacagttaaaattcagaaaactggAATAGGCTTTTGTAGTTGGCAAGCTGCAACTCAAGCACTAGATTTGATGCTAGACCCTTTTAGAAAGGGAATATCTTTTCATGTGCATTTAATAAGacatctttttttcaaatgcttttttgtcTCAAGCCTGTGGAGCTCCAGTTGCTGTTTGTTGAAATACCTCATGGGCCATATGACTGTCAGTCTTCCATCTCCACATTAGCGATGGCATTACATAAAACGTTTTCCCAGTAAAGCTTTTTACTATGTGTGTGCAGAGTCATGACAAGATGTTTTTAGTTTGTAGTTAAATAACACCGTATGTCATATTGTCTTAATGACTCTGTGAAGTAGATGGGACCCCAGCAACAGTTGCGACAACTATCTCACAATGTCGAGAAGTAGTTTGAGAGCATTACTATGAATGCCAGtgtagggaaggaaaggaagggtagCACATGCAAGCTCTCTGAGCTCCAGACTGTCTCTTTTTGTGGATAAATGTCTGGTTCACGCACACGTGCAGGGTCAATACTGCGCTGCACCAGCTTGCTGAGGAATTTCAGGAAAGGCATCGTATATCTTTTTAAGTATCACGAGTACTTACGGACttaattcttttcatttgtaTATTGTCTGCAAAAACAACTGAAGCCTATTGCATTACAGGGATGGTCACGCGAATAATTTACAGATCAGAGAACAAACTTTTCGTGTTGCAAATCTTAACCCATAAATGGGAAACACGGCGGCTGAGCAAGGGCTGGGTTAGCCGCGCCACCCAGCGTCGGCTGGGAAGCCGGCTTGACATTCAACGCATCTTTTGCCATCCCCTTGCAGGTTATTTTGACGCTCATTCTCTGGCCATGGATTTCATGAGCATTGGCTTCCGGGAGTGCTTGACAGAAGTCGCAAGGTACCTGACTTCGGTGGAAGGTCTTGACACGTCCGACCCCCTGCGCGTTAGACTCGTCTCCCACCTGAGCACCTGTGCCTCCCAGAGGGAAGCTGCTGCCATGACCTCCTCCATggcccaccaccaccaccccttgCACCCTCACCACTGGGCAGCCGCCTTTCACCACCTCCCGGCCGCTTTGCTGCAGCCGAACGGACTCCACACCTCCGACGCCGCCCCGTGCAGACTCTCCTCGGACGTGCCGCCCCAcggctctgccctgctcacGGCCACCTTCGCCCACACCGACGCCGCGCTCAGAGTCCCCTCCGCTGGCAGCGTCGCTCCCTGCGTGCCCCCTCTCTCCACCTCCCTCTTGTCCCTCTCGGCTACCGTTCACGCCGCAGCGGCGGCAGCTACGGCCGCTGCCCAGAGCTTCCCCCTCTCCTTCACCGGCGCCTTCCCCATGCTTCCCCCcagcgcggccgccgctgccgtGGCTGCAGCGACGGCCATCACCCCTCCCTTGGCCGTATCGGCCACCGCCAGCCCCCAGCAGGCTGGCAGCGGGGGCAGCACTAAACCCTACCGACCCTGGGGGACTGAAGTTGGAGCCTTTTAAGTACCCCCCTCCCTTCCCGGTTtggctccctcctctccctcagcACACCCGCAGCCACACTCGAGCCTGAGGGACTCGGCGTGTCCTTCCCGCTAAGCCCGAACAAGGGAATATCTTCACCCAAAGGGCCTGAGAGGTGCTGGCAAGGCCACCAAGGAATAGCCCAGATATCCTCGTTTCAGGCGTCGGAGAGGACATGGGGTGACaccttcttcttctgcttctcgGTTGGTTTCACTGGAGGCACCTTGAGGGAGCAGCAGTGGCTTTCAGAAACAGCATGAGCATATTGGCATGTAGAGGTTTCCTGGGAAATAGGTAGACACTAGAACTAATAATTCTCCAGCTATGTATCCTCGTTTGGCAGAGAGGTGAGGGGTTGCACCTACCCGGTCTACCCAGGCTAGAAAGAGAGTTTGAGTTTCATAAGTGCCtgacattgaaaaaaataataaataaataaataaataaatatatgtgtgttcTGCTAAAACAAATAACATTGCACAGGTATGGAAATGGTGTGGGAGAGAGGTGAAATCCTGGATTCATCTTCAGAAGGGGAGAGGTATTTTTAGCCAAAAGATTGCCGAGGAAGAATGTTAAATTTGACAGGCCTAGTTCTCGCTTCCTTCATTCACTTTCTTTGTACAGACTTGCCAAATTGTGACATGTAGCATAGCATTGGTAAAAGCAATTATCTTATCAGTGCTGGGATTAATGAATGTTTCAGCACTGCCTGTGAGCCTTGAGGCACCCTTTTTTTATGGCTTAAATATGGTGCTAGCTCGTATCTGCACAAACAGTGAATTTGTCATGCACCCAGAAGTAACCACCTATTTAAAGTGTGCACACTTGGATACAGTTGATTCATGCCAATACAAGAGACTCAGTGTTGTAAGAGTTCAAATTAACTTATTTA
This window encodes:
- the HEY2 gene encoding hairy/enhancer-of-split related with YRPW motif protein 2 — translated: MKRPCEETTSDSDMDETIDVGSENNYSGQSNSSVIRSNSPTTTSQIMARKKRRGIIEKRRRDRINNSLSELRRLVPTAFEKQGSAKLEKAEILQMTVDHLKMLQATGGKGYFDAHSLAMDFMSIGFRECLTEVARYLTSVEGLDTSDPLRVRLVSHLSTCASQREAAAMTSSMAHHHHPLHPHHWAAAFHHLPAALLQPNGLHTSDAAPCRLSSDVPPHGSALLTATFAHTDAALRVPSAGSVAPCVPPLSTSLLSLSATVHAAAAAATAAAQSFPLSFTGAFPMLPPSAAAAAVAAATAITPPLAVSATASPQQAGSGGSTKPYRPWGTEVGAF